The Acaryochloris thomasi RCC1774 genome contains a region encoding:
- the folD gene encoding bifunctional methylenetetrahydrofolate dehydrogenase/methenyltetrahydrofolate cyclohydrolase FolD encodes MPPSSTLLDGKALSQKMQLELKAQVEALQPHIGRPPGLAVLMVGDNPASAAYVRNKERACARVGIASYGEHFAADTGQAELTQVIHRLNQDPNVDGILVQLPLPPHLNAEALLYEIAPKKDADGLHPINLGRLVRGEAGLRSCTPAGVMRLLTTYDVKLEGKQAVVLGRSILVGKPMALMLLEANATVTVAHSKTQNLAQLTQSADILVAAVGRPSYVTAEMVKSGAVVVDVGINRVEGPAGKARLVGDVDFANVEQKASLITPVPGGIGPMTVAMLLYNTVWSYSQGSKASYNS; translated from the coding sequence ATGCCACCTTCTTCTACCCTTCTAGACGGTAAAGCGCTCTCCCAGAAGATGCAGCTTGAACTAAAAGCGCAAGTCGAAGCGCTGCAGCCCCACATCGGTCGTCCTCCCGGCTTAGCTGTGTTGATGGTGGGAGACAATCCCGCCAGCGCCGCCTACGTTCGCAACAAAGAACGGGCCTGCGCCCGCGTCGGCATCGCCTCCTATGGTGAACACTTCGCCGCTGACACAGGTCAGGCTGAGCTGACACAGGTGATTCATCGACTGAACCAAGATCCTAACGTTGACGGAATTTTGGTGCAGCTGCCGCTGCCGCCCCACCTCAACGCCGAGGCATTGCTGTACGAAATTGCCCCTAAGAAAGATGCCGACGGCCTCCATCCCATTAACCTGGGGCGATTAGTACGAGGAGAAGCCGGACTACGAAGCTGCACTCCCGCTGGCGTTATGCGTCTTCTCACCACCTACGACGTTAAGTTAGAAGGAAAGCAAGCCGTTGTTCTAGGCCGTAGCATTCTCGTGGGTAAACCAATGGCCCTGATGTTATTAGAGGCCAATGCCACGGTCACAGTTGCCCATTCTAAAACCCAGAACCTAGCTCAGCTCACCCAGTCAGCGGATATCTTGGTTGCCGCAGTAGGACGCCCCAGCTACGTCACCGCTGAGATGGTTAAATCCGGTGCTGTGGTGGTGGATGTCGGTATTAATCGAGTGGAGGGACCGGCGGGAAAAGCCCGCTTGGTGGGTGATGTTGACTTTGCCAATGTTGAACAAAAAGCGAGTCTGATTACACCGGTACCGGGTGGGATCGGTCCAATGACGGTTGCCATGCTTCTGTACAATACGGTGTGGAGTTACAGCCAAGGCAGCAAAGCATCATACAATAGTTGA
- the sipA gene encoding regulatory protein SipA: protein MSENASDFAVGDRIRVIALPSYVKTAEPMPMLRPPSVIAIGEEGTILSREPGEYWGIRFKKGAFLLEKQYFESATVPALSNRESEDNGVENNQET from the coding sequence ATGTCTGAGAATGCTTCTGATTTTGCAGTGGGCGATCGCATCCGAGTCATCGCCCTGCCCAGCTATGTTAAAACCGCAGAGCCGATGCCAATGCTGCGCCCGCCTTCCGTGATTGCCATCGGCGAAGAAGGTACCATCCTGAGTCGGGAACCTGGCGAATACTGGGGGATTCGGTTCAAAAAGGGAGCGTTTCTATTGGAAAAACAGTATTTTGAGTCTGCTACAGTCCCAGCTCTCTCAAATAGAGAGAGCGAAGATAATGGAGTTGAAAATAACCAGGAAACTTAG
- a CDS encoding plastocyanin/azurin family copper-binding protein: MGLILVISFVLSGSQPAFANNLALQKPVEINISLSNKEGALKFFPEQLQFLSGKRYKLILSNISPQKHYFTAKDFADAVWSQKVDAGNVEIKGAIHELELRPNTEAEWVFVPVKAGSYQLRCTIPGHTEAGMVGDLTIAG, from the coding sequence ATGGGTTTGATTTTGGTGATCAGCTTCGTATTGAGCGGGTCTCAACCAGCCTTCGCGAACAATCTAGCGCTCCAGAAGCCGGTTGAAATAAACATAAGCCTTAGCAATAAAGAGGGGGCATTAAAGTTCTTCCCTGAACAGCTTCAGTTCCTATCTGGCAAGCGCTACAAGCTAATCTTGAGCAACATTAGCCCTCAGAAACATTACTTTACGGCGAAAGACTTTGCCGATGCCGTCTGGTCGCAGAAAGTCGATGCCGGGAATGTCGAGATCAAGGGGGCCATCCATGAGCTAGAGCTACGTCCCAATACCGAGGCCGAGTGGGTTTTTGTCCCCGTTAAGGCCGGTAGCTATCAGCTTCGCTGCACAATTCCGGGTCACACTGAAGCGGGTATGGTCGGCGACCTAACCATCGCAGGATGA
- a CDS encoding HupE/UreJ family protein, with protein MIIFNETLSPAWLTKKRSLSMAGLLLLMGSLISAKPAFAHHPFGGETPDTALAGFLSGLGHPVIGFDHFVFVIAVGLLAALQRRGMVVPAAFILMSLAGTGIHLMGVDLPAPELVISASVLLFGALLALKDRLNEILVIGLGAIAGIFHGYAYGEAIVGAEMTSLMAYLVGFSLIQLMISLSAYFLGRRVTENGKARTLPLRFAGFAICGIGIALLNGLITG; from the coding sequence GTGATTATTTTTAACGAAACTCTTTCTCCCGCTTGGCTGACAAAGAAACGCAGTCTCTCGATGGCTGGGTTATTGCTATTAATGGGCTCTTTGATCTCTGCGAAGCCAGCATTTGCCCACCACCCCTTTGGCGGAGAGACGCCGGATACAGCGTTGGCTGGGTTTCTCTCTGGCTTAGGTCACCCTGTCATTGGGTTTGATCACTTTGTTTTTGTGATTGCCGTCGGTCTACTCGCGGCCCTACAGCGTCGCGGTATGGTCGTTCCAGCGGCATTTATCTTAATGTCTCTAGCCGGAACTGGGATTCACTTGATGGGCGTTGACCTGCCTGCCCCGGAGCTTGTTATCTCAGCTTCAGTGCTTCTGTTTGGTGCACTCCTAGCCCTCAAGGACCGCCTGAATGAGATTTTGGTGATTGGCTTAGGTGCGATCGCAGGTATCTTCCATGGTTATGCCTATGGCGAAGCGATTGTGGGCGCTGAAATGACGTCCTTAATGGCTTACCTGGTTGGCTTCTCTCTGATTCAACTGATGATCTCCCTGTCGGCCTATTTCCTGGGACGGCGCGTCACAGAAAACGGAAAGGCTCGGACTTTACCGCTTCGGTTTGCAGGCTTTGCGATCTGCGGCATCGGTATTGCTCTCCTCAACGGCCTTATCACGGGGTAA
- the cobW gene encoding cobalamin biosynthesis protein CobW: MHKIPVTVVTGFLGAGKTTLVRHLLQNNQGRRIAVLVNEFGEIGIDAELLRSCQICDEDEADGNIVELTNGCLCCTVQEEFLPTMQALLQRRDQIDCIIVETSGLALPKPLVQAFRWPEIRTSATVDGVITVVDCEALSAGQLVGDLDALNAQRRADDSLDHETPIEELFEDQLACADLVLLTKVDQLDPSELDKVQTWLQGELPQGTKMIPCHNGQINPEILLGFNAAVEDDLDQRHSHHDHEEEHEHDDHINSVQVLVEYTADSEQLLEQLKELVARYEIYRIKGFVNVQDKPMRLVLQGVGDRFDTFYDRPWQASEVRQTKLVFIGQDLQQADIAAALTQETAVIV; this comes from the coding sequence ATGCATAAAATTCCCGTTACGGTTGTCACCGGGTTCCTTGGTGCTGGGAAAACTACCCTTGTGCGCCACCTGCTGCAAAATAACCAGGGGCGGCGCATTGCGGTCCTCGTGAATGAATTTGGCGAAATCGGTATCGATGCTGAGCTGCTGCGCTCCTGTCAGATCTGTGATGAAGACGAAGCCGATGGCAATATCGTTGAGCTGACCAACGGCTGCCTCTGCTGTACGGTTCAAGAAGAATTCTTGCCGACTATGCAGGCTCTACTCCAGCGTCGAGACCAAATTGACTGCATTATTGTCGAAACCTCCGGCTTAGCCTTGCCCAAACCCTTGGTGCAGGCGTTTCGCTGGCCAGAAATTCGCACGAGCGCCACCGTCGATGGCGTCATTACTGTGGTTGACTGCGAAGCTCTGTCCGCCGGTCAGCTCGTTGGCGATCTAGATGCTCTAAATGCCCAGCGTCGGGCTGACGATAGCCTCGATCATGAGACCCCTATCGAAGAACTCTTTGAAGATCAGTTAGCCTGTGCTGATTTAGTGCTGCTCACAAAGGTCGATCAGCTTGACCCATCAGAGCTGGATAAGGTGCAAACCTGGCTGCAGGGTGAGTTACCTCAGGGAACGAAGATGATTCCCTGCCATAACGGTCAGATTAATCCAGAGATCTTGCTCGGCTTCAATGCGGCGGTGGAAGATGACTTAGATCAGCGGCACAGCCACCACGACCACGAAGAAGAACATGAGCATGACGATCATATCAATTCAGTGCAGGTCCTTGTGGAGTACACGGCTGACTCTGAGCAGTTGCTAGAGCAGCTCAAGGAACTGGTTGCCAGATACGAAATCTATCGGATCAAGGGATTCGTCAACGTTCAGGATAAGCCAATGCGACTGGTCCTGCAGGGGGTCGGGGACCGATTTGACACCTTTTATGATCGTCCTTGGCAAGCTTCTGAAGTTCGCCAGACAAAGCTTGTCTTCATCGGGCAAGATTTGCAGCAGGCTGATATCGCAGCAGCGCTGACTCAGGAAACAGCCGTAATTGTGTAG
- a CDS encoding methylated-DNA--[protein]-cysteine S-methyltransferase, producing the protein MVAPTKTYLNLNRLDSPMGQILVVTEGQNLCALEFADHEPRMQKFLQARYGAFSLVQAQDTLGICDRIQSYFAGDFNSLTPITVSPGGTPFQQRVWSTLREIPAGTTLTYGTLATQLGNPNASRAVGLANSRNPIAIVVPCHRVVGANAQLTGYAGGIERKRWLLQHENALTQEDCQQISLPLKI; encoded by the coding sequence ATGGTCGCTCCAACAAAGACGTATCTCAACCTCAATCGCTTAGACTCTCCCATGGGCCAGATTTTAGTGGTCACGGAAGGGCAGAATTTATGCGCCCTGGAATTTGCGGACCACGAACCACGAATGCAGAAGTTTCTGCAGGCCCGCTACGGGGCATTCTCCCTTGTTCAAGCCCAGGATACATTGGGGATTTGCGATCGCATCCAGTCTTACTTTGCGGGCGACTTTAACAGCCTGACTCCCATTACCGTGAGTCCAGGCGGTACGCCATTTCAGCAACGGGTCTGGTCCACCCTCCGGGAGATTCCTGCAGGCACAACTCTCACCTACGGAACACTTGCCACTCAGCTAGGGAATCCCAACGCCAGCCGTGCTGTGGGGCTAGCAAACAGTCGCAATCCCATCGCAATCGTAGTGCCCTGCCATCGAGTCGTGGGCGCTAATGCCCAGTTAACTGGATATGCTGGTGGAATAGAGCGAAAACGATGGTTGCTACAGCACGAAAATGCTCTGACACAAGAAGACTGCCAACAGATTTCCTTACCTTTAAAGATTTGA
- a CDS encoding nuclear transport factor 2 family protein, producing MSAEQDVLISNAAFYRAFEKKDAEAMASIWSQGTSSICIHPGREALRGWENIRPSWQKIFHNTAYLEIDTTIITTEISGTLAYVILIEKVLQVAQRQRLEARSMATNIFEQMGDKWYLVHHHGSPLAN from the coding sequence ATGAGCGCTGAACAAGACGTTCTCATCAGTAACGCAGCCTTTTATCGCGCCTTCGAGAAAAAAGACGCAGAGGCGATGGCCTCGATTTGGTCTCAAGGGACGAGCAGTATCTGTATTCATCCTGGCCGCGAAGCCCTGCGAGGCTGGGAAAATATCCGACCTTCTTGGCAGAAAATTTTTCATAATACGGCCTACCTTGAAATAGACACCACCATTATTACGACCGAAATAAGTGGCACCCTAGCCTACGTAATCTTGATTGAGAAGGTGCTGCAGGTGGCACAACGACAGCGTCTTGAAGCTCGCTCAATGGCCACGAATATTTTTGAGCAGATGGGCGACAAATGGTATTTGGTCCATCACCACGGCAGTCCTCTTGCAAATTAG
- a CDS encoding GNAT family N-acetyltransferase produces the protein MSLNFISVDQPIRIEFTSFTARESHIKAIRIEVFHQEQKIDPALDFDGLDEEAIQVVAYIGDQPVGTTRIRQLAAATKIERVAVLSPYRKQGVGTAMMLEILTYLSDRSSTDIILSAQCTSESFYRKLGFMPHGEVFREAGIEHIHMRYRPRKGR, from the coding sequence TTGAGCCTTAACTTCATATCTGTCGATCAGCCCATCAGGATTGAGTTTACGTCCTTTACGGCTCGTGAGTCGCACATTAAAGCGATACGGATCGAGGTTTTCCATCAAGAGCAGAAAATCGACCCTGCTTTAGATTTTGATGGCTTAGATGAAGAGGCGATTCAAGTGGTTGCCTATATTGGCGATCAGCCGGTAGGAACGACGAGAATACGCCAGCTTGCGGCAGCCACAAAAATTGAGCGTGTTGCTGTGCTATCGCCCTATCGAAAGCAAGGGGTTGGCACAGCAATGATGCTTGAAATCTTGACTTATCTGAGCGACCGATCGAGCACAGACATTATCCTCAGCGCCCAATGCACGTCGGAATCGTTCTACCGGAAGTTAGGATTTATGCCGCACGGGGAAGTCTTTCGAGAGGCCGGAATCGAACATATTCACATGCGCTATCGTCCACGTAAGGGTAGATGA
- a CDS encoding radical SAM/SPASM domain-containing protein yields MFKLSKSNASVLLSQIKSPAKLFNDFGMRISYLLKLRQVPCLPSSLDIEPVNNCNFSCPHCQVTYWDKEVVHLQKSAFETLIEQLPNLVWIKLQGMGEPLLNKELIPMLEFGEQKNIRMSFTTNGSLLKGKLAHRISKLKNTSIHLSIDGASAEVFEKIRVGSRFDVVCKNIKEFTDLIDVEDRQKLSAWMVLTKQNLHEVEDVIKLVKELGLGALTIQPFLNDWGKDEMGQHINEIKLSPDLVSSKKIHSALETAQETALEQGVNLKVFDGDFYSRARKCSWPWKSAYICTNGDVVPCAILADSDTVKMGNIHEQSFSEIWNNDKYQDFRTCHVTHDLPDHCKHCYLDA; encoded by the coding sequence ATGTTTAAGCTCTCGAAATCAAATGCTTCAGTATTGTTGAGTCAGATTAAATCTCCAGCTAAGCTTTTTAATGACTTTGGAATGCGCATCTCGTACTTATTGAAGTTAAGACAAGTTCCTTGCTTACCGTCAAGCTTAGATATCGAACCTGTCAACAACTGCAACTTTAGCTGTCCTCATTGTCAAGTCACCTACTGGGATAAAGAGGTTGTCCACCTTCAGAAATCTGCATTTGAGACGTTGATCGAGCAATTGCCCAACCTTGTTTGGATAAAGCTGCAGGGGATGGGTGAGCCGTTACTCAACAAAGAACTTATTCCCATGCTTGAGTTTGGTGAGCAGAAAAACATTCGGATGAGCTTTACAACAAATGGCTCACTTCTGAAGGGAAAGCTTGCCCATAGAATATCCAAGCTGAAGAATACATCAATTCACCTTAGTATTGATGGGGCATCTGCAGAAGTATTTGAAAAGATAAGGGTTGGCAGCCGTTTTGATGTCGTTTGCAAAAATATTAAAGAGTTCACTGACTTAATTGATGTTGAAGACAGACAGAAGCTCAGTGCATGGATGGTCTTAACGAAGCAAAATCTACATGAAGTAGAGGATGTCATCAAGCTGGTTAAGGAGCTAGGCCTTGGGGCTTTAACAATCCAACCCTTTCTTAATGATTGGGGAAAAGACGAGATGGGACAGCATATCAATGAGATCAAGCTGTCGCCGGATCTGGTCTCCTCGAAAAAGATTCATTCAGCCTTAGAAACAGCTCAAGAAACAGCTCTAGAGCAAGGGGTCAACCTCAAAGTTTTCGATGGAGACTTTTATAGTAGGGCGCGGAAATGTTCATGGCCCTGGAAATCTGCATATATCTGCACAAATGGTGATGTTGTGCCTTGTGCGATTTTGGCAGACTCCGATACTGTCAAGATGGGCAACATACATGAACAGAGCTTCAGTGAAATTTGGAATAACGACAAGTACCAAGACTTTCGAACGTGCCATGTTACGCATGATTTGCCGGATCACTGTAAGCATTGTTACCTTGATGCCTAA
- a CDS encoding universal stress protein, with the protein MFKTILFPVDQSRESQDAAETVAKLVKFCDGRLFILSVQVEDKAGAEEANPAPDMIDQLLQTAKSAFAEWGIEAETLHKEGQPAFCICDVADELDADVIVMGCRGVGLTDEGMAESVSNRVINLAPCPVLVVP; encoded by the coding sequence ATGTTTAAGACTATTTTGTTCCCTGTGGACCAAAGCCGCGAGTCACAAGATGCGGCCGAGACCGTCGCCAAACTGGTCAAGTTCTGTGATGGACGCCTGTTTATCCTCTCAGTACAGGTAGAGGACAAGGCAGGTGCAGAGGAAGCCAATCCTGCCCCTGACATGATTGACCAGTTGCTCCAAACCGCAAAATCAGCCTTCGCTGAGTGGGGAATTGAAGCAGAAACTTTGCATAAAGAGGGACAACCCGCCTTTTGTATCTGTGATGTCGCAGATGAACTTGACGCTGATGTGATCGTGATGGGCTGTCGCGGCGTGGGCCTCACAGACGAGGGAATGGCAGAAAGCGTCAGCAATCGCGTTATTAATTTAGCTCCCTGTCCCGTCTTAGTCGTTCCCTAG
- a CDS encoding phosphoglycerate kinase: MAKKTLASLSSADVSGKRVLVRADFNVPLDGDHKITDDTRIRAALPTIQDLTSKGAKVILSSHFGRPKGEVKEEMRLTPVATRLSELLGQPVIKCDDCIGDEVAAKIGSMQNGQVALLENVRFHAEEEKNDPAFAEKLAANADLYVNDAFGTAHRAHASTEGVTKYLSPSVAGYLIEKELQYLQAAIEKPQRPLAAIVGGSKVSSKIGVIETLLDKVDKILIGGGMIFTFYKARGLSVGKSLVEEDKLDLARELEAKAKEKGVAFLLPTDVIVADNFAPDANAQTVSIENIPEGWMGLDIGPDSVKVFQEALSDCKSVIWNGPMGVFEFDKFAAGTDAIAHTLASLTGTGASTIIGGGDSVAAVEKVGVADKMSHISTGGGASLELLEGKTLPGIAALDDA; the protein is encoded by the coding sequence GTGGCAAAAAAAACATTAGCAAGCCTTTCCTCTGCCGATGTATCCGGCAAACGTGTTCTCGTTCGTGCTGACTTTAACGTTCCTCTCGATGGGGATCATAAAATTACCGACGATACGCGGATACGTGCGGCGCTGCCGACGATCCAAGATCTGACCTCTAAGGGGGCCAAGGTCATTCTCTCTAGCCACTTCGGTCGTCCTAAGGGAGAAGTCAAGGAAGAAATGCGCCTAACGCCTGTGGCAACCCGTTTATCTGAGCTGCTGGGGCAACCAGTCATTAAGTGTGATGACTGTATTGGTGACGAAGTTGCAGCCAAAATTGGCTCAATGCAGAACGGCCAGGTGGCGCTACTTGAGAACGTTCGCTTTCATGCTGAAGAAGAGAAAAACGATCCGGCGTTTGCGGAGAAGTTAGCTGCAAATGCAGATTTATACGTTAACGATGCCTTCGGAACAGCCCACCGTGCCCATGCTTCGACAGAAGGCGTCACTAAGTATCTCAGCCCATCGGTGGCGGGCTATTTAATTGAAAAGGAGCTGCAGTATTTGCAGGCTGCTATTGAAAAGCCTCAACGTCCTTTGGCGGCAATTGTGGGCGGCTCCAAGGTTTCTAGTAAGATTGGCGTTATTGAAACGCTGCTCGATAAGGTGGACAAAATCTTAATCGGCGGCGGTATGATTTTCACCTTCTACAAGGCGCGTGGCCTCAGCGTTGGTAAGTCTTTGGTTGAAGAAGATAAGCTAGATTTGGCCCGTGAGCTAGAGGCGAAGGCTAAAGAGAAGGGCGTCGCGTTCTTGTTACCGACGGATGTGATTGTGGCTGATAATTTCGCCCCCGATGCTAATGCTCAAACTGTCAGCATTGAGAATATTCCCGAAGGTTGGATGGGACTTGATATTGGTCCTGATTCGGTGAAGGTCTTCCAAGAGGCGCTCTCAGATTGTAAGAGCGTGATTTGGAACGGTCCGATGGGGGTGTTTGAGTTTGATAAGTTTGCGGCGGGGACAGATGCGATCGCACATACTCTAGCAAGCCTCACCGGCACAGGAGCATCCACTATCATTGGTGGCGGTGATTCTGTTGCTGCTGTTGAGAAGGTTGGCGTGGCTGATAAGATGAGCCATATTTCGACGGGTGGTGGTGCCAGCCTAGAGCTACTGGAAGGCAAAACTTTGCCCGGTATTGCAGCACTAGATGATGCTTAG
- a CDS encoding PEP-CTERM sorting domain-containing protein codes for MKLDSVHHLFMLVMGSTALALGNVNPAAAVSITFEGSLTNGETVTGEVSSENSIEIPANWDFWTFEGTAGSSERFTARRTSTALDPAFGIWFGTEVDTDSYSSLFGDSLNTSLVVSADDEINTPGPFGDPTVRFTLPDTGTYTVAVASFISDSSDEPLGYTLRVPFSDSATILGSGLVLGLGMLLKRRFSNFT; via the coding sequence ATGAAGTTAGACTCTGTACATCATTTATTTATGCTTGTCATGGGCAGTACGGCTCTGGCTCTAGGAAATGTCAACCCTGCCGCTGCGGTCAGCATTACCTTTGAAGGCAGTCTTACCAATGGGGAAACGGTAACCGGCGAAGTTTCTTCTGAAAATAGCATCGAGATTCCTGCTAACTGGGATTTTTGGACCTTTGAGGGGACTGCAGGCAGTAGTGAGCGATTCACGGCTCGTCGGACGTCAACAGCGTTAGATCCTGCGTTTGGTATTTGGTTTGGTACAGAGGTGGATACAGATAGCTACAGCAGCTTATTTGGCGATAGCCTTAATACTTCCTTAGTGGTTTCAGCTGATGATGAGATCAATACTCCAGGCCCCTTTGGTGACCCGACAGTCCGATTTACGCTACCGGATACAGGTACTTACACTGTTGCAGTGGCTTCGTTCATATCAGATTCTAGTGATGAGCCGTTGGGATATACCCTGAGGGTGCCGTTTTCTGATTCTGCAACGATTCTTGGCTCTGGTTTGGTGCTCGGCTTGGGCATGCTTTTGAAGCGTAGATTCTCAAATTTTACTTAG
- a CDS encoding urease accessory protein UreF, with protein sequence MTREHSLLRLLQLASPALPVGAYSYSEGLEGVIHDQVVSCKADLASWLVQELTYGSIHLEAAILVRSYCATANQQWDQLQYWNAWLTAARETEELRSQSLQMGQSLLRLFRDIELGCEESLRPFDVDLLQQLKQEGCNFAVIFGLAAAHWQIESVDALLGYLQSWATNLINAGIKLIPIGQTAGQLMLFQLQPTLEQAAQNILNLEDDDLKSCGWGLALASMAHETQYSRLFRS encoded by the coding sequence GTGACAAGAGAGCACTCACTGCTGCGTTTGCTTCAGCTCGCTAGTCCTGCTTTACCCGTGGGAGCTTATAGCTACTCTGAAGGACTGGAGGGGGTTATTCACGATCAGGTGGTCAGTTGCAAAGCAGACCTAGCCAGCTGGCTGGTACAGGAGTTGACCTATGGCTCAATCCATCTAGAGGCGGCGATATTGGTACGCAGCTACTGCGCCACAGCAAACCAGCAATGGGACCAGTTGCAGTATTGGAATGCTTGGCTGACGGCGGCTCGGGAAACAGAGGAGTTGCGATCGCAAAGTCTCCAGATGGGCCAATCGCTGCTGCGGCTTTTCCGGGATATTGAACTGGGTTGCGAAGAATCGCTGCGACCCTTTGATGTTGATTTACTCCAGCAACTCAAACAGGAAGGCTGTAACTTTGCTGTTATATTCGGCTTGGCTGCGGCTCATTGGCAGATTGAATCAGTAGATGCTTTGTTGGGCTACTTACAAAGCTGGGCCACTAACCTTATTAACGCTGGTATTAAGCTGATTCCGATTGGGCAAACTGCCGGACAGTTGATGCTGTTTCAGCTTCAGCCTACTCTAGAACAGGCGGCCCAAAATATTCTCAATTTAGAGGATGATGATCTCAAGAGCTGTGGGTGGGGATTGGCGCTTGCGAGCATGGCTCATGAAACCCAGTACAGTCGTTTGTTTCGGAGTTAG
- the ureG gene encoding urease accessory protein UreG, with protein sequence MSTLRVGIAGPVGSGKTALVDALCKAMRSMYNLAVVTNDIYTQEDAQFLVRSQALECDRILGVETGGCPHTAIREDASININAIEELEQRFDDLDIVFVESGGDNLAATFSPELVDVTIYVIDVAGGDKIPRKGGPGITKSDLLVINKIDLAPYVGADLEIMDHDTRKMRGQKPFVFTNLKTQTDLAAIVDFICHHLPSA encoded by the coding sequence ATGAGTACGCTTCGGGTCGGGATTGCAGGTCCAGTCGGTTCAGGTAAAACGGCTCTGGTTGATGCCCTGTGTAAAGCCATGCGATCGATGTATAACTTGGCTGTGGTCACCAACGATATTTATACACAGGAAGATGCTCAGTTTTTGGTGCGGAGTCAGGCACTGGAGTGCGATCGCATCTTGGGTGTAGAGACTGGCGGCTGTCCCCACACCGCCATCCGGGAAGATGCCTCCATCAACATCAACGCCATTGAAGAACTAGAGCAGCGCTTTGACGATCTTGATATTGTCTTTGTTGAAAGCGGTGGTGACAACCTCGCCGCCACCTTCAGCCCCGAACTTGTAGATGTGACCATATACGTCATTGATGTGGCCGGGGGCGACAAAATACCGCGCAAAGGTGGCCCTGGAATTACCAAATCAGATCTGCTGGTCATCAACAAAATTGACCTAGCACCCTACGTCGGTGCAGATCTAGAGATTATGGACCACGACACCCGCAAAATGCGAGGTCAAAAGCCCTTTGTGTTTACAAACTTGAAAACGCAGACAGATCTAGCTGCCATTGTCGATTTTATTTGCCACCACCTTCCATCTGCTTAA
- a CDS encoding DUF7219 family protein, translated as MILDDFLYPHHQNESQADPIARAFDEKLEDFAQQVSYTCNLEVGGKLSPKDAYERLGNLWQQLQAQKEELGI; from the coding sequence ATGATTTTAGATGATTTTTTATATCCCCATCATCAAAACGAAAGTCAAGCAGACCCCATTGCCAGGGCCTTTGACGAGAAGTTAGAGGACTTTGCCCAACAGGTTAGCTACACCTGCAATTTAGAAGTGGGTGGTAAGCTGTCACCGAAAGATGCCTATGAACGCTTAGGGAATTTGTGGCAGCAGCTGCAGGCCCAGAAAGAAGAGTTAGGGATTTAA